The Candidatus Binataceae bacterium genome contains the following window.
CGTGGCACTATCGCGCTTTTCAGCCTAGCCTCGCCGATAGTGCCGACTTGGCACAAAGCATGGATCAATAGGCGAATTGCAAAATTGGCGCAAATGACAGTGCCGTCGGAAGGGTCTTGGAAATGGCGGAGTATCAGGGCTACGAGATCATCAAAAATCCGGAAAGCGAAAAGTGGGAAGTGTTCTGGAAAGAAAAGAAAGTGAAAGGGGAGTTCCTCCGCGAGGCGGACGCCGAAGAGTGGATCGACGACCAATTTCCATCACATCGTTTCTGATCACCGCAGCGGATAGCGTTGGTTGTCATCGCGCCGACCCGCTATCTAGGAGGCATTCTTGAGTACTGGAGCTCTGGTATCGCTCCTAAATGATTTGCTGATACCGGAGTGGAGGCAAGGCAAGTGGCGACCGATGAAACAGACCGGCTTGGAGAAAAGCTCGGCGGCGTGAGCAGAGCGGCGCAGAACGAATGGGCTAGCAAAAGCGACAGAGCCTTGCTCGCCAGGCTGAAAAGGGCGAAGCAGGAAAGACTCGCAAAGGAAAAAGCCGAACGGCGCACGCCGCGAGCTTTCAATAGGGTTCTCTGTGCGATCGATTTCGGGCAGAGCTCGCTTAAGGCACTGGATCTGGCCGGCCGTATCGCGAGCGAAAATGATGCCGCACTCTATCTCCTGCATGTGTGCCCAACTGTCGCTGTTCCGCTGGTCGGTCCGATTACCGCGACGCCCGAGGTCGAAGCGAATGCGCGCAAGAAGCTTGGTGAAGCAGCCGGCAGGTATTTAGCCAAAATACCTCACGAACTATTGGTCGTGACCGGGGACCCCGCACGGCGAATCGTGGAGGTCCAGTCGGCCTTGCGCGCTGATCTTGTCGTGATGGGCACCTTCGCCCGTCGCGGAGTCCCGCGTTTCTTCCTGGGTAGCGTAGCCGATCGCGTGGTGCGCGCCGCCACCTGTCCGGTCCTCACCGTGAAAGGACGATAAATGCTGCGGTCCCATCGAGTGATTGCTTGGATACTGCCTCGATTGCTGCTTGCGGCGCTGATGTACACCTTCCTCACTCCGAACGCGGACGCCGCCA
Protein-coding sequences here:
- a CDS encoding universal stress protein, with amino-acid sequence MATDETDRLGEKLGGVSRAAQNEWASKSDRALLARLKRAKQERLAKEKAERRTPRAFNRVLCAIDFGQSSLKALDLAGRIASENDAALYLLHVCPTVAVPLVGPITATPEVEANARKKLGEAAGRYLAKIPHELLVVTGDPARRIVEVQSALRADLVVMGTFARRGVPRFFLGSVADRVVRAATCPVLTVKGR